In Syntrophales bacterium, a single genomic region encodes these proteins:
- a CDS encoding arginine decarboxylase, pyruvoyl-dependent — protein MNNSPFVPKRIFFTKGVGFHREELHAFELALRSAGIEKCNLVYVSSIFPPGCKVIPAKQGLSELKTGGITYCVMSRCSSDEARRLVAASIGCAIPTDRNTYGYISEHHAFGQTQKQAGEYAEDLAAAMLASTLGIDFDIDAGWDEKEEIFKISGKIVRTMETTQSAIARAGGYTCVLAAAVFLF, from the coding sequence TTGAACAACAGTCCATTTGTTCCCAAAAGAATCTTTTTTACCAAGGGTGTGGGGTTTCATAGGGAGGAACTCCACGCCTTTGAATTGGCCCTGAGAAGCGCCGGTATCGAAAAATGCAACCTGGTGTATGTATCGAGCATTTTCCCCCCCGGATGCAAGGTTATTCCCGCCAAGCAGGGACTCAGTGAACTCAAGACAGGAGGCATCACCTACTGTGTCATGAGCCGCTGTTCCAGCGACGAGGCCCGTCGTCTCGTCGCGGCTTCCATCGGATGCGCGATTCCGACGGACCGGAACACTTACGGCTACATCAGTGAACACCACGCTTTCGGCCAAACCCAGAAACAGGCGGGAGAATACGCCGAAGATCTGGCGGCGGCCATGCTTGCCTCAACCCTGGGAATCGATTTCGACATCGACGCCGGTTGGGACGAAAAAGAGGAAATATTTAAAATCAGCGGAAAAATTGTCAGGACCATGGAAACGACCCAGTCGGCTATAGCACGGGCAGGCGGCTACACCTGTGTCCTGGCGGCTGCGGTATTCCTGTTTTAA